In Dehalococcoidia bacterium, a single window of DNA contains:
- a CDS encoding HAD hydrolase-like protein produces the protein MTNVPEVTLKDLIERHSVILFDAYGVLANSDLVIPGAREAIDHLNEADKPYFVLTNDASALPKTRAARYENLGLAIDAGRIITSGSLLKGHFSEHGLEGMRCVVLGPVDSERYVESAGGVVVSADGDFEALVIGDQSGFPLLETGRVVLTGLFRLIDSGRPPRLILPNPDLIYPSDEGFAFASGTVAQMFEGALALRYPDRSELRFTRLGKPHAAIYEEAYRRSGTMDMVMIGDTPDTDIRGANSFGIASALVGTGVSTQDLTRLAADDVPTYVMRSLAPDGRPNS, from the coding sequence ATGACCAACGTCCCAGAGGTCACTCTGAAAGACCTGATCGAGCGTCACTCGGTCATACTGTTCGACGCATATGGCGTGTTGGCGAACTCGGATCTGGTCATCCCCGGGGCACGAGAGGCAATTGATCACCTCAACGAGGCAGACAAACCCTACTTCGTCCTGACGAATGACGCCTCGGCCCTTCCCAAGACGCGGGCCGCCCGTTACGAGAACCTTGGTCTTGCCATCGACGCCGGACGCATTATCACTTCTGGAAGCCTACTGAAGGGTCACTTCAGTGAGCATGGACTCGAAGGGATGCGTTGCGTAGTACTCGGACCAGTTGATAGCGAGCGTTACGTGGAGTCTGCCGGTGGCGTTGTTGTGTCTGCCGACGGTGACTTCGAAGCACTGGTCATTGGCGACCAGAGCGGTTTTCCGTTGCTTGAGACGGGTAGAGTAGTGTTGACAGGCCTGTTCCGGCTTATTGATTCAGGTCGTCCTCCCAGGCTGATCCTGCCCAATCCGGACCTGATCTACCCGAGCGACGAAGGATTCGCATTCGCCAGCGGAACGGTTGCCCAGATGTTCGAGGGCGCGCTTGCGTTGCGATACCCGGACCGTTCGGAACTAAGGTTCACAAGGCTTGGCAAGCCGCACGCCGCCATTTACGAAGAGGCGTATCGCCGTAGTGGCACGATGGACATGGTGATGATCGGCGACACGCCTGACACCGATATCAGGGGCGCAAACAGCTTCGGGATAGCGTCGGCATTAGTCGGGACCGGGGTGTCGACCCAGGATTTAACAAGGCTGGCCGCTGATGACGTTCCTACTTACGTAATGCGGTCTCTGGCCCCGGACGGTCGCCCGAACAGCTAA